One window of Nocardia nova SH22a genomic DNA carries:
- a CDS encoding hemolysin family protein has translation MNSLIPLLLAILLVPVGGVFAAIDAALMTVSPARVEDMVRADRPGARRLARLAVDRPRYVNLMVLLRLACEIAATVLLVAALSEVLSWGWALAVTAVVMVVVDYVVIGVGPRTLGRQHAYSIALAAALPVQAIGALLGPVSRLLIMIGNAITPGRGFRNGPFASEVELREIVDMAQQSGVVDSEERRMIQSVFELGDTAARAVMVPRTEMVWIEADKTVAQAMSLAVRSGHSRIPVIGENVDDILGVVYLKDLVPYADRGRAVQVRAVMRPAVFVPDSKPLDALLDEMQRRRNHMALLVDEYGGIAGLVTIEDVLEEIVGEIADEYDTDETAPVEDLGEGLYRVSARLPVEDLGELFGLVIEDEDVDTVGGMLAHALGRVPLPGSEAVVHGLLLHGEGGGDTRGRVRVHTVLARRAEAEGEHTTPGHNELSGQEDGVGNERS, from the coding sequence GTGAATTCACTGATCCCGCTGCTGCTGGCGATCCTGCTGGTGCCGGTCGGTGGTGTTTTCGCGGCGATCGACGCGGCGTTGATGACGGTGTCCCCGGCCCGCGTCGAGGATATGGTGCGCGCCGATCGCCCGGGCGCGCGTCGTCTGGCCCGGCTCGCCGTCGATCGGCCGCGCTATGTGAATCTCATGGTCCTGCTGCGGCTGGCCTGCGAGATCGCCGCGACCGTCCTGCTGGTCGCTGCACTGAGCGAGGTGCTGAGCTGGGGCTGGGCGCTGGCGGTGACCGCGGTGGTGATGGTGGTGGTCGACTACGTCGTCATCGGTGTCGGCCCGCGCACGCTCGGCCGCCAGCACGCCTATTCGATCGCGCTCGCGGCGGCGCTGCCGGTCCAGGCGATCGGCGCGCTGCTCGGCCCGGTGAGCCGGTTGCTGATCATGATCGGTAATGCCATCACGCCCGGTCGCGGATTTCGCAACGGCCCCTTCGCCTCCGAGGTCGAACTGCGCGAGATCGTGGATATGGCGCAGCAGAGCGGCGTGGTGGATTCCGAGGAGCGCCGGATGATCCAGTCGGTGTTCGAACTCGGCGACACCGCCGCACGCGCGGTGATGGTGCCGCGCACCGAGATGGTGTGGATCGAGGCGGACAAGACGGTGGCGCAGGCGATGTCGCTGGCCGTGCGGTCCGGGCACTCCCGCATCCCGGTGATCGGCGAGAACGTCGACGACATCCTCGGTGTGGTGTATCTGAAAGACCTTGTGCCGTACGCGGATCGGGGCCGTGCGGTCCAGGTGCGGGCCGTGATGCGCCCGGCGGTGTTCGTCCCCGACTCCAAACCGCTCGACGCGCTGCTCGACGAGATGCAGCGCCGCCGCAACCACATGGCGCTGCTGGTGGACGAATACGGCGGGATCGCGGGTCTGGTCACCATCGAGGACGTGCTCGAGGAGATCGTCGGGGAGATCGCGGACGAATACGACACCGACGAGACCGCACCCGTCGAGGATCTGGGCGAGGGACTGTACCGGGTGTCGGCGCGGCTGCCGGTGGAGGACTTGGGCGAGCTGTTCGGCCTCGTGATCGAGGACGAGGATGTCGACACCGTCGGCGGCATGCTCGCCCACGCACTGGGCCGGGTGCCGCTGCCCGGATCGGAGGCGGTCGTGCACGGACTGCTGCTGCACGGTGAGGGTGGTGGCGACACCCGGGGCCGGGTGCGGGTGCACACGGTCCTCGCCCGCCGGGCCGAAGCCGAGGGAGAACACACGACACCGGGGCACAACGAATTATCTGGACAAGAGGATGGAGTCGGCAATGAGCGATCGTGA
- a CDS encoding isoprenyl transferase — MIGNRSQTTRTVRPPSPHPSGATPPALPAEFVPRHVALVMDGNGRWAQDRGLPRTAGHEKGEAVLMDTVEGCIEIGVKWLSAYAFSTENWRRSPDEVRFLMGFNRDVIRRRRDEMHEMGVRVRWAGRRPRLWRSVIKELEIAEELTKDNKVMTLTMCVNYGGRAEIADAAREIGRRVAAGELDPEKITESVFAKHLDEPDMPDVDLFLRPSGELRSSNFLIWQSAYAEFVFQHTLFPDFDRRDLWDACVEYAKRDRRFGGVK; from the coding sequence GTGATCGGTAACCGTTCCCAGACCACCCGTACCGTCCGTCCGCCGTCACCGCACCCGTCCGGCGCGACGCCGCCCGCGTTACCCGCGGAGTTCGTGCCCCGGCACGTGGCGCTGGTGATGGACGGTAACGGGCGCTGGGCCCAGGACCGCGGACTGCCGCGCACCGCCGGACACGAGAAGGGTGAGGCGGTGCTGATGGACACCGTCGAGGGCTGTATCGAGATCGGCGTGAAATGGCTTTCCGCCTATGCCTTTTCGACCGAGAACTGGCGGCGCAGCCCGGACGAGGTGCGGTTCCTGATGGGCTTCAACCGCGATGTGATCCGCCGCCGCCGCGACGAGATGCACGAGATGGGTGTGCGGGTGCGCTGGGCCGGACGGCGGCCCCGGCTGTGGCGCAGTGTGATCAAGGAGCTCGAGATCGCCGAGGAGCTCACCAAGGACAACAAGGTGATGACCCTGACCATGTGCGTCAATTACGGCGGACGGGCCGAAATCGCGGATGCGGCAAGGGAAATCGGCCGCCGGGTGGCGGCGGGTGAACTCGATCCGGAGAAGATCACCGAATCCGTCTTCGCGAAACATCTCGACGAACCCGATATGCCCGATGTGGACCTGTTCCTGCGTCCCTCCGGCGAACTGCGCAGTTCCAATTTCCTGATCTGGCAGTCCGCCTATGCGGAATTCGTCTTCCAGCACACCCTGTTCCCCGATTTCGACCGCCGCGATCTGTGGGACGCCTGCGTCGAATACGCCAAGCGCGACCGCCGTTTCGGAGGTGTCAAATGA
- a CDS encoding amidase has translation MGLIDTAAAIAAGTTSSVAATTAALDRIDASRDGLNAFRIVRREQALTEAAEADRRIAAGHRLPLLGVPIAIKDDTDLAGTPTAFGCGGVFPAKSEDAESVRRLRAAGAIIVGKTNTCELGQWPFTDAAAFGYTRNPWSAGHTPGGSSGGSAAAVAAGLVPAALGSDGAGSVRIPSSWTNLVGIKPQRGRISTWPLAEAFHGLTVNGPLARTIADAALLLDVTAGPHHGDKHTPAPIDARGAVGRDPGKLKIALSLRIPFTATRTRLDPEVAARVQDIAGALRRLGHEVTVADLHYGLLVGASFLPRSMVGIRQELAKRPGAQVDSRTRFNAGVGRVLGGPALFAARAVEPLLHKRIGRFFEDYDVVLAPTTATPPPPVDAMDGLGVSATDALITGACPYTWPWNVLGWPSVNVPAGFTDAGLPVGAQLMGPAASEELLIAVAAQLESDLRWDRHRPQPWWER, from the coding sequence ATGGGACTGATCGACACCGCGGCCGCGATCGCCGCCGGGACGACGAGTTCGGTCGCCGCGACGACGGCCGCCCTGGACCGGATCGACGCGAGCCGGGACGGACTCAACGCCTTCCGGATCGTGCGGCGCGAACAGGCCCTCACCGAGGCCGCCGAGGCCGACCGCCGGATCGCGGCCGGTCACCGGCTGCCGCTGCTCGGAGTCCCGATCGCGATCAAGGACGACACCGATCTGGCCGGAACGCCGACGGCCTTCGGATGCGGTGGCGTCTTCCCGGCGAAATCCGAAGACGCCGAATCGGTCCGGCGCCTGCGCGCGGCGGGCGCGATCATCGTCGGCAAGACCAACACCTGCGAGTTGGGCCAGTGGCCGTTCACCGACGCCGCGGCCTTCGGGTACACCCGCAATCCGTGGAGCGCCGGGCACACACCGGGCGGATCCTCCGGCGGTTCCGCCGCGGCCGTGGCGGCCGGACTGGTTCCGGCGGCCCTGGGTTCCGACGGCGCGGGTTCGGTGCGCATCCCGTCGTCGTGGACCAATCTGGTCGGCATCAAACCGCAGCGGGGCCGGATCTCGACCTGGCCGCTGGCCGAGGCCTTCCACGGCCTCACCGTCAACGGGCCGCTGGCCCGCACGATCGCCGATGCCGCGTTGCTGCTGGACGTCACCGCCGGTCCGCATCACGGTGACAAGCACACTCCCGCCCCGATCGACGCGCGCGGGGCGGTGGGCCGCGATCCCGGAAAGCTGAAAATCGCGCTGTCCCTGCGTATTCCGTTCACCGCGACCCGCACCCGGCTCGATCCCGAGGTCGCCGCCCGGGTCCAGGACATCGCGGGCGCGCTGCGACGGCTCGGGCACGAGGTCACCGTCGCGGACCTGCACTACGGCCTGCTCGTCGGGGCCAGCTTCCTGCCCAGATCGATGGTCGGCATCCGCCAGGAGCTGGCGAAACGGCCGGGCGCGCAGGTGGATTCACGGACCCGGTTCAATGCCGGAGTGGGCCGGGTGCTGGGCGGGCCCGCGCTGTTCGCCGCGCGGGCGGTGGAACCGTTGCTACACAAGCGCATCGGCCGATTCTTCGAGGACTACGATGTGGTGCTCGCCCCGACGACGGCCACCCCGCCGCCCCCGGTCGACGCCATGGACGGGCTCGGCGTCTCGGCCACCGACGCGCTGATCACCGGCGCCTGCCCCTACACCTGGCCGTGGAATGTGCTGGGCTGGCCCAGCGTCAACGTGCCCGCCGGGTTCACCGACGCCGGACTTCCGGTCGGAGCCCAGCTGATGGGCCCCGCCGCGTCCGAGGAACTGCTGATCGCGGTCGCGGCGCAGCTGGAATCGGACCTGCGCTGGGACCGGCACCGGCCGCAGCCGTGGTGGGAGCGCTGA
- the era gene encoding GTPase Era, which translates to MTVEQPGAGEFRSGFVCFVGRPNTGKSTLTNAMVGQKIAITSSRPQTTRHTIRGIVHRDNAQLILVDTPGLHRPRTLLGQRLNDLVRDTYSEVDVIALCIPADEKIGPGDRWIVQQVKQMAPKTTLLGVVTKIDKVDKPQIAAQLLAVSQLLGPEAEVVPVSAAKGEQVELLIDVIASKMPEGPAFYPDGELTDEPEETLMAELIREAALEGVRDELPHSLAVVIEEIMPREEQEGMLDVHALLYVERPSQKAIVIGKRGARLKEVGTAARKQIERILGTRIYLHLHVKVAKDWQRDPKQLRKLGF; encoded by the coding sequence ATGACCGTCGAGCAGCCCGGTGCGGGCGAATTCCGTTCCGGCTTCGTTTGTTTCGTCGGCCGCCCGAACACCGGCAAGTCGACGCTGACCAATGCCATGGTCGGGCAGAAGATCGCGATCACCTCCTCGCGGCCGCAGACCACCCGCCACACCATCCGCGGCATCGTGCATCGCGACAACGCGCAGCTGATCCTCGTCGACACCCCTGGACTGCATCGGCCCCGCACGCTGCTGGGACAGCGGCTCAACGATCTGGTGCGCGACACCTATTCCGAGGTCGATGTGATCGCGCTCTGCATTCCGGCCGACGAGAAGATCGGGCCCGGTGACCGCTGGATCGTGCAGCAGGTCAAGCAGATGGCGCCGAAGACGACCCTGCTGGGCGTGGTCACCAAGATCGACAAGGTGGACAAGCCGCAGATCGCCGCGCAACTGCTCGCGGTGTCGCAGTTGCTCGGTCCCGAGGCCGAGGTGGTTCCGGTGTCGGCGGCCAAGGGTGAGCAGGTCGAACTGCTCATCGATGTGATCGCGTCGAAGATGCCCGAGGGCCCGGCGTTCTATCCCGACGGCGAGCTCACCGACGAGCCCGAGGAAACCCTGATGGCCGAGCTGATCCGCGAGGCCGCGCTGGAAGGGGTGCGCGACGAACTGCCGCATTCGCTGGCGGTGGTGATCGAGGAGATCATGCCGCGTGAGGAGCAGGAGGGCATGCTCGATGTGCACGCCCTGCTCTATGTGGAGCGGCCCAGTCAGAAGGCGATCGTCATCGGTAAGCGCGGGGCCCGGCTGAAAGAGGTCGGCACCGCGGCGCGCAAGCAGATCGAGCGCATTCTCGGCACGCGCATCTACCTGCACCTGCACGTGAAGGTGGCCAAGGACTGGCAGCGCGATCCCAAGCAGCTACGCAAGCTGGGCTTCTGA
- a CDS encoding PhoH family protein, translating to MSAGGNGNGDGSGPAARTVRSSIELAPESVFGFLGSADQNLRELEGLLAADIHVRGNSVTLTGKAADVALAERVIEQLVALTAHNRMVTPEAVRHTVSMLTEGSSESPAEVLSLDIISRRGKTIRPKTLNQKRYVDAIDEHTIVFGIGPAGTGKTYLAVAKAVQALQAKQVTRIILTRPAVEAGERLGFLPGTLNEKIDPYLRPLYDALHDMMDPEAIPKLMASGVIEVAPLAYMRGRSLNDSFIILDEAQNTTPQQMKMFLTRLGFGSKIVVTGDVTQVDLPGGTKSGLRVVSDILTDIDDIHFAELTSSDVVRHRLVSEIVDAYDRYETDVRPQMAPHYPGNRAQRRAADRAARR from the coding sequence ATATCGGCCGGCGGCAACGGCAACGGTGACGGTTCGGGTCCTGCGGCTCGGACGGTGCGCTCCAGTATCGAACTCGCCCCGGAATCGGTATTCGGATTCCTGGGTTCCGCCGATCAGAACCTGCGTGAACTCGAAGGTCTGCTCGCGGCCGACATCCATGTGCGCGGTAATTCGGTCACCCTGACCGGTAAGGCCGCGGACGTGGCGCTGGCCGAGCGGGTGATCGAGCAACTGGTGGCGCTCACGGCGCACAATCGCATGGTCACCCCGGAGGCCGTCCGGCACACGGTGTCGATGCTGACCGAGGGGTCCTCGGAGTCCCCGGCCGAGGTGCTGAGCCTGGACATCATCTCCCGGCGCGGTAAGACCATCCGGCCCAAGACGCTCAATCAGAAGCGCTATGTCGACGCGATCGACGAGCACACCATCGTGTTCGGGATCGGCCCGGCGGGTACCGGTAAGACCTACCTCGCCGTGGCCAAGGCGGTGCAGGCGCTGCAGGCCAAGCAGGTCACCCGCATCATCCTCACCCGTCCGGCGGTGGAGGCGGGCGAGCGGCTGGGCTTCCTGCCGGGCACGCTGAACGAGAAGATCGATCCGTATCTGCGCCCGCTCTACGACGCCCTGCACGACATGATGGATCCGGAGGCGATCCCGAAGCTCATGGCCTCGGGCGTCATCGAGGTGGCGCCGCTGGCGTATATGCGTGGCCGCAGTCTCAACGACTCGTTCATCATCCTGGACGAGGCGCAGAACACCACGCCCCAGCAGATGAAGATGTTCCTGACCAGGCTGGGCTTCGGCTCGAAGATCGTGGTCACCGGTGACGTCACCCAGGTCGATCTGCCCGGCGGCACCAAATCCGGGCTGCGGGTGGTCAGCGACATCCTCACCGATATCGACGATATTCATTTCGCCGAGCTCACCTCCAGCGATGTGGTGCGCCACCGGCTGGTCTCGGAGATCGTCGACGCCTACGACCGCTACGAAACCGACGTGCGGCCGCAGATGGCGCCGCACTATCCGGGCAACCGGGCGCAACGGCGGGCCGCCGACCGGGCCGCACGCCGCTGA
- a CDS encoding SAM-dependent methyltransferase — MSHELVEFDTEKAHSARMYDYYLGGKDNYPADREAASKVMEAFPETAQAARANREFVHRAMRFAARDGVRQFLDIGTGIPTEPNLHNAVQAVDPRCRVVYVDHDPLVLAHARALMIGSEQGRTEFIPADVRDPDVILGSEKFREVIDLSEPVALNLAAIMHFITDEEGAYDIVRAYMNAFAPGSYLSITHASSDLNPETFAKIAEVYAQNGMTVPLRDHAATARFFDDLELIEPGVVPLHRWRPNPDFYIPEERLAWADKAFGVWAGVGVKR, encoded by the coding sequence ATGTCGCACGAATTGGTCGAGTTCGATACGGAGAAGGCGCATTCGGCGCGGATGTACGACTACTACCTCGGTGGTAAGGACAATTATCCGGCCGATCGTGAGGCCGCGTCGAAGGTGATGGAGGCATTCCCGGAGACGGCACAGGCCGCGCGGGCCAATCGGGAGTTCGTGCACCGGGCGATGCGGTTCGCGGCGCGTGACGGGGTGCGGCAGTTCCTGGATATCGGGACCGGAATTCCCACCGAGCCGAATCTGCACAATGCGGTGCAAGCCGTGGATCCGCGCTGCCGGGTGGTGTACGTCGATCACGATCCGCTGGTGCTCGCGCACGCCCGCGCGTTGATGATCGGATCCGAGCAGGGGCGCACCGAATTCATCCCGGCCGATGTGCGCGATCCGGACGTCATCCTGGGATCGGAGAAATTCCGGGAGGTCATCGACCTGTCCGAACCGGTGGCGTTGAATCTCGCCGCGATCATGCATTTCATCACCGATGAAGAAGGCGCCTACGACATCGTCCGGGCGTATATGAATGCCTTCGCGCCCGGTTCCTATCTGAGCATCACCCATGCCTCCAGCGACCTGAATCCGGAAACCTTCGCCAAGATCGCCGAAGTCTACGCCCAGAACGGGATGACCGTGCCGCTGCGCGACCACGCCGCCACGGCCCGATTCTTCGATGATCTCGAATTGATCGAACCCGGCGTCGTTCCGCTGCACCGCTGGCGGCCGAACCCCGATTTCTACATTCCGGAGGAACGCCTCGCCTGGGCGGACAAGGCCTTCGGCGTCTGGGCCGGGGTCGGGGTCAAACGCTGA
- a CDS encoding Fur family transcriptional regulator — MIVPEKTDTAEKTVGIRSTRQRTAITALLGDIEEFRSAQELHDELRRRGEGIGLTTVYRTLQSLADAGKVDVLRTDTGESVYRQCSKGHHHHLVCRQCGRTVEVEGPTVEAWAEAIAGEHGFTDISHTMEVFGTCRECVQRNR; from the coding sequence ATGATCGTGCCGGAGAAGACGGACACAGCCGAGAAGACGGTCGGAATCCGCAGCACCCGACAGCGCACCGCGATCACCGCGCTGCTGGGCGACATCGAGGAATTCCGGTCGGCACAGGAACTGCACGACGAATTGCGCCGCCGCGGTGAGGGCATCGGGCTCACCACCGTGTACCGCACCCTGCAGTCCCTCGCCGACGCCGGCAAGGTCGACGTATTACGCACCGACACCGGCGAATCCGTGTACCGGCAGTGTTCCAAGGGCCACCACCATCACCTGGTGTGCCGCCAGTGCGGGCGCACCGTCGAGGTGGAGGGACCGACGGTGGAGGCCTGGGCCGAGGCGATCGCCGGTGAGCACGGCTTCACCGATATCAGTCACACCATGGAGGTGTTCGGCACCTGCCGGGAGTGCGTGCAGCGCAACCGATGA
- the recO gene encoding DNA repair protein RecO: protein MLLYRDQAIVLRQHKLGEADRIVTLLTRQHGLVRAVAKGVRRTRSKFGARLEPFAYVDVQLYPGRNLDTVTQVHTVEAFASDIVADYGRYTTACAVLETAERLAGEERAPAPRLHTLTAGALRAIAAAQRPHELILDAFLLRAMGFAGWAPALDDCARCATPGPHRAFHVAAGGAVCVHCRPPGSATPSVGVLELMSALNRGDWTGLDVVAESIRRQASGLTAAHLQWHLERQLRTLPLIERTRPHEDVGSRVG, encoded by the coding sequence GTGTTGTTGTATCGGGACCAGGCCATTGTGCTGCGCCAGCACAAACTGGGGGAGGCCGATCGCATCGTCACGCTGCTCACACGCCAGCACGGGCTGGTGCGGGCGGTGGCCAAGGGGGTGCGCCGGACCCGGTCGAAATTCGGGGCACGGCTGGAACCGTTCGCCTACGTCGATGTGCAGCTGTATCCCGGACGCAATCTCGACACCGTCACCCAGGTCCACACCGTGGAAGCCTTCGCCTCCGATATCGTCGCCGACTACGGGCGCTATACCACCGCCTGCGCGGTGCTGGAGACCGCCGAGCGGCTCGCCGGTGAGGAGCGGGCGCCCGCGCCCCGGCTGCACACCCTGACCGCGGGTGCGCTGCGGGCGATCGCCGCCGCGCAACGGCCGCACGAATTGATTCTCGACGCATTCCTGTTGCGGGCCATGGGTTTCGCGGGCTGGGCCCCGGCCCTGGACGACTGCGCGCGCTGCGCCACTCCGGGCCCGCATCGCGCCTTCCACGTGGCCGCCGGGGGAGCGGTGTGCGTGCACTGCCGCCCGCCCGGATCGGCCACCCCGTCCGTCGGGGTGCTGGAGCTGATGAGCGCGCTCAATCGCGGCGACTGGACCGGGCTGGATGTGGTCGCCGAGTCGATCCGGCGTCAGGCCAGCGGTCTGACCGCCGCCCATCTGCAATGGCATCTGGAACGGCAGTTGCGGACACTGCCGCTGATCGAGCGCACCCGGCCGCACGAGGACGTCGGCAGCCGGGTGGGCTGA
- a CDS encoding LLM class F420-dependent oxidoreductase, translating into MELGIHVPIFDIDGGTRAIAGELARVGRSVEAAGVTWLSFMDHYFQIEPTGLPAEAKMLEGYTTLGYLAAHTSTVDLGLLVTGVTYRHPGLLAKIVTTLDVLSGGRATLGLGAAWFEREHQGLGVDFPPISERFERVEETLRICAQMWDPENDGPFEGKYYQLAETLCSPQPINRPKVLIGGGGEKKTLRLVARYGDACNLFGTSTEDVAHKLDVLRRHCDDAGRDFDDIRVTIMANNPRPTPDTRDEFVRSMADYAKLGVDMVIVTPTSGSPAAWIDDIAPAVKQLAELG; encoded by the coding sequence ATGGAACTCGGAATTCATGTCCCGATCTTCGATATCGACGGGGGAACCCGGGCGATCGCCGGAGAACTCGCCCGGGTCGGCCGATCCGTCGAGGCGGCCGGTGTCACCTGGCTCTCGTTCATGGACCACTACTTCCAGATCGAACCGACCGGCCTGCCCGCCGAGGCCAAGATGCTCGAGGGCTACACCACCCTGGGCTACCTGGCCGCGCACACCAGCACGGTCGATCTCGGACTACTGGTCACGGGTGTGACCTACCGGCATCCGGGACTACTCGCCAAGATCGTCACCACCCTCGACGTGCTGTCCGGCGGCCGCGCCACCCTCGGCCTCGGCGCCGCGTGGTTCGAGCGCGAGCATCAGGGCCTCGGCGTCGACTTCCCGCCGATCTCGGAGCGGTTCGAGCGGGTCGAGGAGACCCTGCGCATCTGCGCGCAGATGTGGGATCCGGAGAACGACGGACCGTTCGAGGGCAAGTACTACCAGCTGGCCGAGACGCTGTGCTCCCCGCAGCCGATCAACCGGCCGAAGGTGCTGATCGGCGGTGGCGGCGAGAAGAAGACGCTGCGACTGGTCGCGCGGTACGGCGACGCCTGCAACCTGTTCGGCACGTCCACGGAGGATGTGGCGCACAAGCTGGATGTGCTGCGCCGCCACTGCGACGACGCCGGTCGCGATTTCGACGACATCCGCGTCACGATCATGGCGAACAATCCGCGGCCGACTCCGGACACCCGCGACGAGTTCGTCCGCTCCATGGCCGACTACGCGAAACTGGGCGTCGACATGGTCATCGTCACCCCCACCAGCGGCTCCCCGGCGGCGTGGATCGACGACATCGCTCCGGCGGTGAAGCAGCTCGCCGAACTGGGCTGA
- the ybeY gene encoding rRNA maturation RNase YbeY, which yields MSIEIANESGVDVSEPDLVSVARFVIERMNVHPAAELSMVLVDLDTMADLHMRWMDLPGPTDVMSFPMDELEPGGRPDGSEPGPSMLGDIVLCPEFAGAQADKAGHSLDQELALLTVHGVLHLLGYDHAEPEEEKVMFGLQNRLLAEWYESLREAARRAELAERDRRLLGKTGFTAPGDPLGPA from the coding sequence GTGAGTATCGAGATCGCCAACGAGTCGGGTGTCGACGTATCCGAGCCGGATCTGGTCAGCGTCGCGCGGTTCGTCATCGAGCGGATGAACGTGCACCCCGCGGCCGAGTTGTCGATGGTGCTGGTCGATCTCGACACCATGGCCGATCTGCACATGCGATGGATGGACCTGCCCGGTCCCACCGATGTGATGTCGTTCCCGATGGACGAACTGGAACCCGGCGGCCGCCCCGACGGCTCCGAACCGGGTCCGTCGATGCTCGGTGACATCGTGCTGTGCCCGGAATTCGCCGGTGCGCAGGCCGACAAGGCCGGTCACTCCCTCGATCAGGAACTGGCGCTGCTCACCGTGCACGGCGTCCTGCATCTGCTCGGCTACGACCATGCCGAGCCGGAGGAGGAGAAGGTGATGTTCGGCCTGCAGAACCGCCTGCTCGCCGAATGGTACGAGAGCCTGCGCGAGGCAGCCCGCCGCGCCGAACTCGCCGAACGCGACCGCCGTCTCCTGGGCAAGACCGGGTTCACCGCACCCGGCGACCCGTTGGGCCCGGCGTGA
- a CDS encoding LysR family transcriptional regulator, producing the protein MPSDDLHWFLTLAELERVGAAADRLGLAQPTLSRMLARLERRLGTQLFDRHGKRLTLNDSGRIFYEHARRAQAELDAASRALADLANPARGVVRLSFVHSFGGRVVPELIAGFRRQSGRITFSLEQGAADAVVARVLDGTADLGLTSPRPTAAGLGWRMLFRQRLALGVPVDHRLAGRRQIRLAEAAEAGFIVMPSGYGMRRVLDELCAAADFRPRIVLESTDLVTVSGLVAAGLGVALLPWEEPTVRGPQPGPALIPLSDPGAARAVGLIWSADAVPGDAVRTFRDFAVEWSRQAGR; encoded by the coding sequence GTGCCGAGTGATGATTTGCACTGGTTTCTGACCCTCGCCGAGCTGGAGCGGGTCGGTGCGGCGGCCGATCGGCTGGGCCTGGCGCAACCCACGCTGTCGCGCATGCTGGCCCGGCTCGAGCGCCGCCTCGGTACCCAGTTGTTCGACCGGCACGGAAAACGGCTGACCCTCAACGATTCCGGGCGCATCTTCTACGAGCACGCCCGCCGCGCCCAGGCCGAACTGGACGCGGCCTCGCGGGCGCTGGCGGATCTGGCCAATCCGGCGCGCGGCGTGGTCCGGCTGTCGTTCGTGCACTCGTTCGGCGGACGGGTGGTTCCGGAGCTGATCGCGGGATTCCGGCGGCAGTCCGGGCGGATCACCTTCAGCCTCGAACAGGGCGCCGCCGATGCGGTCGTCGCCCGCGTGCTCGACGGGACCGCCGATCTGGGGCTGACCTCGCCCCGGCCCACCGCCGCCGGACTGGGCTGGCGGATGCTGTTCCGGCAGCGCCTGGCCCTCGGCGTGCCGGTCGATCATCGGCTGGCGGGGCGCAGGCAGATTCGGCTGGCGGAGGCGGCGGAGGCCGGATTCATCGTCATGCCGTCCGGGTACGGGATGCGGCGGGTGCTCGACGAGCTGTGTGCCGCAGCCGATTTCCGCCCTCGCATCGTGCTCGAATCCACCGATCTGGTGACCGTGTCGGGTCTGGTGGCCGCGGGTCTCGGGGTCGCGTTACTGCCGTGGGAGGAGCCCACGGTGCGCGGTCCACAGCCGGGACCGGCGTTGATTCCGCTGTCGGATCCGGGGGCCGCGCGTGCGGTGGGACTGATCTGGTCGGCCGACGCGGTACCCGGGGACGCGGTGCGCACCTTCCGGGACTTCGCGGTCGAATGGTCTCGCCAGGCGGGCCGCTGA
- a CDS encoding ArsR/SmtB family transcription factor has product MTADSGVPARRSRVAVEAPTPIPHDPYPYRAPTAPAVPARTTLDNAGELLRALAAPVRIAIVLQLRESPRCVHELVDTLGVTQPLVSQHLRILKSAGVVRGERTGREVIYELVDDHLARIVVDAVAHAEEG; this is encoded by the coding sequence ATGACCGCCGACAGCGGTGTCCCCGCGCGCCGAAGCCGCGTCGCCGTCGAGGCGCCCACGCCGATCCCGCACGATCCGTACCCGTATCGCGCCCCGACCGCACCGGCGGTCCCCGCCCGCACCACCCTCGACAACGCGGGTGAGTTGCTGCGGGCGCTCGCGGCGCCGGTGCGCATCGCCATCGTGCTGCAGTTACGGGAATCGCCGCGGTGTGTGCACGAACTGGTCGATACGCTCGGGGTGACGCAGCCGCTGGTGAGTCAGCATCTGCGCATTCTCAAGTCCGCGGGGGTGGTGCGCGGCGAGCGTACCGGTCGCGAGGTCATCTACGAATTGGTCGACGATCACCTGGCACGCATCGTCGTCGACGCCGTCGCACACGCCGAGGAAGGATGA